TTCAGTTTTGTGGAATAAGACAAATTTTATGATGTACTTAAGTCTTACAGTTATGGACAAACCAAAGGACCCTCGAGATATCTTTTCGACCACTTGGTTAACTTAGTAGAGATTAGTCTTCCATCGTCAGTTTCGGTAAACAGACTAGTGTTTCTTAATTGTGGTTAttgtaaaaaagaaagaaggTTTAGCAGTAAAAAGAATGAGTAAAAGACAAGACATTTAAGGTATGGGATAAAAGAGAAGATCTGAAATTAGAGAAAACGGAGATAACACGTACTCAATCTTGTGATGTCTATTATTTGTCATTCGTAGtacttcaacaaaaaaaaaaaatcttttattCGTAGTTGTCACCTGAGGCTTCCATAGGAAACTGAAGGAATACTTTGGATCGAAATATGAAAACCTGAGCTGAGAATTAAAGGTAAAACTTGAAAGTATGTGGATCAGCGTACATGCTGAATGAAATTTGCCAAAATTTCTTTTGCTGCTAGATATATTACTTAAAGGTATACACTTATCAAAAGAACATTTTTTAAAGGTATTTGCGTTTTCGTTTAAAACTTTTGTTTGTAATCTGTATATACTTCCATCTATGCATGGACAGTAATTATTTTGGATTTCTTTGTATATAGTGATTCAAAGTGATTGTTCTTTCCTTTATCATCTTCCCTTCTGATTTCATATGTTTTCTTATTAGCAAATTTATGATCATGTGctgttttgtttttcttcaatCGTAGTCTTATCTAAACAGAGTTGATTTTTACAATAGTTTACATATATATTAGTTTTGACCAAGATTATCTAATTTAGGTGGTATGGGACTCACTGGCGCGGGAGGTTCTTCGTCAAGCTTCTGGTATTTTTTACAGTACACTTTAACAAAATTAAATTTTTAGCTGTTCAAGTGCTGCCATTACCATTATCTGCAATATTAGGTGTTTTAATTCATAGCCTGACTTTGAGCTCCTCTGGCTTAGTTGAAGTAAAGTAGCTTTTAAGCACCAAGTGCCGAAAATTACTTTTAAGTGCTGGAGCTGATTTGATGAATAAGCAGTTACGCATTAGTACATGGTTAGATTAATAATCAATTGACATGATAGTGAAACTGCTTTATAGGTGCATTAGTTCTCAGGTAGCTTGTTTCAGTCTAGGTGTGCTTTAGCCTTTATTTTTGCAGAGGTTCCTTCTCCACTCGTACACTGGTGGTGAGAACATGATTATCCGCTGCAATTTCGTGTGCGTTACAGGGTGCTCTTGAACTGATGAAAAGTTTCCCTACAAAAATGTTGATGTTTTGACAGTATTGCTTCCAACATGGATATGTGATTTAGTACTGCTCTTAGTTTTCCCTTTCATTATGCTGAATTCGGTTTGCCAATTTGATGATTCAGATCCATCTGCAAGCGCTGATCTGGCTGTGGTTCTGATGCAAGAAGGATTGGCACACATACTTCTTATTGGTAAAAGGTAAGCTTGACAATCTGATAATCCTCTTGAATACAAATTTTAAAACAGATCTTGAGTCTCTCCTTTTCTTTTATTCAAATAAGATGGTATGATTTAAAAGGCGAATGTGGATGACAGAATTTCTATTGCGGACTTATATGAATGCTTAAGGCTGGGTCAACTAGATAGTCTGGCATAATTTAGCCTTATGTACTTGTTAATGTTGTGTTAACAGCGTGACTATTACTCGTTCTCGTATAGAGACTTCTATACCACGCAAGCATGGACCAGCTATTGCAGGTTATGATAAGGTACGTCTCCTTTTGTTTCAGCTTTTGTATTATTTAATTATCTTGAACATGATATCTTAGTGAATTTGAGTTCTTAACTTTGTTTTGCAGGCGTTAAACAAGTTCTTTGATAATGTTCTACAGGTAGACTTTGCCAACTTCTTAATGTTGCTTAATGTTCATAAGCAATGTGTGACAAGTTCTTATTTCTGTTTCAGGCCGTTATTAAGCATGTTGATTTCAAGGTAGTTCGCTGTGCTGTGATTGCAAGTCCAGGATTCACCAAGGTATTCTTTGTTTTTGGCTGTTCTTTCTTGTAAAGTTACACTTCTTGGCAAGTAACATTTATGCTATGTTATAACTGAAAGAACGTGAATACCTAAGTTTATCTCTACTATGCATATGTTATTTAATAGTGGTATATATCTTCaatctttttttgcgttttaaatGTGCAGGATCAGTTTCATCGTCACCTGTTGTTGGAAGCCGAAAGGAAACAGCTAAGACCTATAATAGAAAATAAGTCACGCATAATTCTTGTCCATACAACCTCGGGATACAAGTGCGCCCATCTCTATCTTTCTCTCCTATTTTAGTACAATTCACCTACTTTTTTTGTCTAGTTGATATGTTATGATTTATGATGTAAAATCATTGTCAAGCACGATTGTTTAAGCCCAAAAGTTTTTATCTGGTTAACAGACATAGTTTGAAAGAGGTTTTGGAGGCCCCAAATGTAATGAATATGATAAAAGATACAAAAGCTGCCAAAGAGGTATTTCATGACCCTTGCTCAACGTATTATGATCTTTATTATTCTTTATACTTATGTTTAAAAGTCTTTTTCTTACTCATTTGGAATTACAGTTTCTTCTTCTCTTCCAATCTTAATCAGGTCCAAGCCCTAAAGGAATTTTTCGCCATGCTTTCAAATGTTCGTTTCTACCCTTGAtctctctatttttttttttaatgtttctTAATAAATTTGGGATATTGCAGATTGTTTTCTTTCATTAGCTAAAAATGCAAGCAGATTGTTTGTCTTTGAAGTTATATTGCGGGCTCTTTTTGGTGTTTGTTTTTATCTATCTGTCATCTTGGGTTCTTTGTTAGGCCTGAGAATTTCAAGTAAAAGTCGAGGTGTTTTACTATGCATGATGGAGATCCCTGTTTTAAGGAAATCAAGGTGGACTAATCTGAAATATTTCAATATTAAGAACAGATTCATTTGCAACCTAACTTGGTTGAATTTATTTTCAGCAAGGATCTGTCATAATTCTTAGATATTTCCAATCAACAATTTTGAACTTTTATTAAATTTTAGGGCATCTCAGCTGTATCTGAAATGTGCAATGAGTTTGATGCTACTTAGCGATCTGCCTACTTGACGAGTGAACCATTCTTTGAAACTAAAACATTCACACTCTTCTCACCTAGGAATGCATAAGTTGAGGATGATTTGAGGCTTATGAGTAAGTAGGTTTTGGCTGTTGAGTATTTGAAACATCAGAGGCTGGCTCATATTCTTTGTAAAGCTTCTAGACTAAGAAAGAAATTCTTTTTAGCTGGAAATTCTGCAAATGGAAGCTGTAAATTCTTGCTAATCAATATATCTGAAATACCACTACGAGTTTCTTAGTTGGATCTTTAGTTGACCAATGTTGAATTTAGTGCGAGGAGTATTCGTCTGCAACGGTGACGCCATATTGATACGAGAGGGCTAGAGGAAAAATTATCATCTGAGATGCCCCCCCTGCAACGGTGCTTTTCATTTTTTTGAAGTAACTGAGAAGGATAACACCCTTGGTTATAagttttttcctctctttttttaaGAACCTGCAATAAATTTATGGCATGTCTTCTTTACTGAATCTCTAATATTTATATGAACGAACTTCACCATTTATGAAGTTAAATGTACTTCCACTTGTCAAAAAGGAGGTAATACAAAATTACAGCATAGCTGTATAGTTACATTGCCACAACAAGTACGtcagaatttgatattgaagtgtttttttccttatttttaagTATATTTTAGTAGTGGAAGCTTATGTTTATGTTAGAATTTGATATTGGagtgttttctttttcttattttaatatatattttagtgGAAGTTAAAATTGCTTTTTTGGTACTTCCCTAGGATCCCGACCGTGCATGCTACGGACCAAAGCATGTTGAAGTTGCTCATGAACGAATGGCTGTCCAGACACTTCTCATTACTGATGAGCTCTTTAGGTGAGCTATCTAATGTTTCCCGGGTTGAACTGATGGGCTGTACGAGCAATAAAAATGAAAGTGTATTGTTGTTTGGATTAAGATATAGCTTGATAATATATTTACCTGCAACTCATGTTCTTCTAGTTGATATATATCTCTTTTTACGTGCTTAGCTTTTTAAAATGGTGTCTTTGGTGCATAGGATTTGTCTATTTCATTTCTGTTGTCATATTTTAACATGTAATAACTTTGTATCTTCATATCTGATTATAAATGGTCAAGAGGAGAGGCGGCTTTCATGAGATATTTTGTCCAACATATCTACTCTTTATGTGAAATTCAAAAGTGGCCTCTAAGATTTAAACATTCATGTACCGTGTCAATACATGGTCCAGAAGATCAATAGAACATCTCCCTCAAGTAAACCTGTCAAATGGGCCGGGTCGACCCACGAACCGGCACACATAACCCATTAAAATTGATCCTTTAACCGGCCCATGACCCACGAAACTCTAACCGGACCAACCTATTAATTTAAGGGGCCTGGGCCGGGCTATAATATTTTGACCCACTGAACCGGCCCGGACCCGAACCGGTAGCTGACCCACGGGTCAACCGGCCCAGACCAGCTCACATATAcgtccgttcacttttacttgtccactagtctaaaaatagattttcaattttacttgtccactttcgcatatcaagagaaataatttttttttcttattttgccCTTGGCATTAATTGCTCAttccaaattatttttcaaatttattaagactatacaccaattaatacgggtatcatggtaaattatgcactttatttattatttcttaaggggtgtgcaaaatcaatagtggacaagtaaaagtgaatggagggagtatatatatatagtaccaTACACTATGAGGCGTCTTGTCAAAATAGTCGAATTCCATGTGTTTTAGACTATTAGTTATAGAAATAGTCGAATTCTATATGTATCTCAAGTGTTATTGTTAATAAAGTatgatttttcattcatttttaTTCTAACCGGCTTTAAGGACATATAGTAATTTCAAGTTCGTATATAtgtataaaatttgaaatttttatcatttattagtttttaactttttttaattaaattggATTCTGCCCGTTAAGGCCCGGGTTACGGGTTCCGGGTCGGGTCAACATGTTTTGATTAATGGGTCAAATCCGGACCGCCCCCTATAAGAAAGTGAACCGGTCCAGGCCGGTTAAGGACCCATGGGCCAAGAGTCGACGGGTTCGGGTCGACCCATTTAACAGGTCTACCCTCAAGCGCTTGTGCAGAGTGCCAAACCCTGTTTCATGGGTGAAATAGAACTACTTCCCttcattttcttttgttttcgTTTCTTACTTTTTTCGCATTAATGAACCTGCCAATTTAGTTGTCTGTTTCTTAGAAATCGGATACATGCTATCCTTAAACCGACTTTATTTTAGAGGAACATGTGAGTGGTGGGAGTAAGTCGTTGGCTAGGGCTTTGTGTAGTAACTTGGTTAGGTGTAAACATCTTACTGTATCTCTTTCACTCCTTTGTGTAAATAGTTGGTTGATTGTATATGAGAAATATCTAACATCTTCTGATCTGTTGACAGGAGTTCTGATGTAGCAACGAGGAAAAAGTATGCTAATCTGGTTGATTCAGTCAAGGATTCAGGTGGTACTGCTCTCATTTTCTCGTCAATGCATGTTTCAGGAGAACGTGAGTATATAGTTACTTTATTGTTGATTTCCTTTTCCTCCCAGCATTTACATCTGGCATTCCCAGTCAGACTTTATTTTACTCGGCCTTTGGTAGCGTTTTACGGAACAAGTCCGAAATTGATTCGTCTAGCGACTCAAATAATATTTCCCTTTCTGTGCACATGTTCATTGTCACATTCACGCTTTAAACTTTTTTTTCTCCCTGCAAACCCACATGTTTTACTGCAAATTTAGTTAGGCTGATTGAAATAATTTTTGGTTGGGGGCACAGAATTGGCACAGCTAACTGGCATTGCTGCAATCCTTCGTTTTCCTTTGCCGGAACTGGAAGATATAGAGATGTGAATGAAGACAGGCCGTTTGTGGGTAATGGTATATCTATACTCTTAAAAGTGCCATATACACCAGAACAGACTATTCACTGTAGAAAGAGTGAGAAACTGAAGCTGTAATGCATTCTTAGGAATGGAGATGGCCGTGTTGTTGTACATTCGAATTTTGtcttttttattaatttaaatgtAATGTATCGTTGACTATAGAGAAGTACTATATCATTGTAGCGGCATTTTTCATCGCAGGTTTCTGCTTATAGGAGCCCCATTTTAATGTATTCACTTCTTTCATGTTCAATTAGAATATCTTAATTCAGTGGTACGCTGATGTAACAAGTCTTTGGACTCTTGATTTTTAAGTGAAGTTCTCTTGTTGTTGACAGGTGCTTTGGTTTTGCTGTTCTTTCTTTTACAATCACATTGTTTTGATTCTTTTTATTGTTTCTCAGGAGTTTGGCTTGTTTCCTCTCATTTTCCAGATTTAATTTTCCGTTTTCCTTTGTACATTCATAGAAGGGTAGCCTTGACGTAACTGATGAAGTAGCTTGCCATGtgaggaggtcacgggttcaagccatGGAAATACTCCGGACCCCgggcgggagcttagtgcaccgggttaCCCTTTTTTCTTTGTAAATTCATAAAACGAGATAAACCAACTACAAAATTCttcttatttaattatttatgtgcGGCACCAGATGTGAAAGTGAATTTCAAGAGAATAGATTGGAAAGATATTTTCCAGTCTGCAAAATTTATCTATCATCTTGCTGCAGCTGGTTAACCAAATTGAAGTAATTTCCCTCCAGAAAATGGCATCATTGATCCAAGTCTTTGCTTATTCACACAAATTTTATCAAGTGTAGTGTTTCcttattctttttttaatttacCCAGTCTTGAAAATGTTTCACTGTAAAGGAACAAGTCGACTGGGGAAACCCCTTCTCTGGAGTTTTGAGTGTCAATTGCCAAAGAATATTGGCAACATCTCAACCAATTTTTCATAAGTTTTTTTCCCGCTTTGGGGTTCGACTAAACCGGATCTAGATTCGCTAGGAACTTCCACTTTTGGAGTAATAACTTCCTATTAAAGGTGACTCAATTCCTAGAGCTGGAATTCGAGACTTTTGGTTAATGATGGAGTGGTATCTACGACCCCATCACAACTTTATATGGTAATTTTTCATCTTTTATGACAACTATTCCCAAAGCTCAATTGTCACAAATGTAGTGATCACGTAATTTGAAAGACACAGTTCTTTTACATAGAAAGGTCTGTTAATAATAGAAGTGGAGAACAATCAACATAAATTAAAAAATGGAATTTTTTTCATGATAAGCCAAATCAAATAAGTAGCACTTATTACCAACGAAAACTAAATAGAAAATCTCAAAAATTAAAATAACTACTATCAaaccattatttatttttatcaaaacctaataACACATAAACCCTAAAGATAATAACCTAAAAAAAAAATGTATGATCAATAAAATATTGATCTAACACTTCAATGTCTTAAATAATTCTTAATTCTTCTCTCCTTTGTCTGCTTTAGGTGGAGATGGAACTGGTGGATGCATGAATGGCCATGGATGATGACGAAACCATGGATGAGGAAACTTATGAAAACCACCAACAGGCATGGGTGGATGCGGGAATGGCCATACATGATGAAAACCGCTAGCAGGCATTGGAGGATGAACGAATGGCCACGGATGTGGATGTAGCCATGGATGTGGATGACGGAACCATGGATGTAGATGGAACCATGGATGGTACCAATCTAATTCTTTATCTTGTGAAGACGAATCAGATTTTTCCCCAGTAACTACGTTCTCAGCTGCAAAACATAGATTGAGAAGCAGGAGAATGCAAATGACAAAAGTgaaaaaacaagaaaataaaccTTTCTTAGCCATGGTTAATAATTGAGAAATTTAGAGTTTGtattttaagatgaaatattaaAGTAGGTATGGCGGGGATTTTATAGGGTTGTGTAGCAAGAGATTCATATGTATTAGGAGAGTTTTTAAGTTAATCGGATATTTGATTTCTTGATTTATGTCAATCATTAATGAAATCTTGTATAAACAGAAGTCTAATGTTGAATTTGAAGCAAAGTAACGCGTAATTATATAATCAACTTTTAATTATTTCTACCATATAATCCGTTTATGTGAATACATAGTCTACCGGACGGCCAGTTTGGTTCGGAATTTTTGCTTGATTTAAATTTTAATCCCTATTTTAATTAAAGCAATTTTATCACTTCAACTAATATATAGACATGTTTTGATTaatgatttaaaaataaaatcgaTAATGTAATAATGGCTTATTTAAATAATTACGATTGTCTATATTATTTAAATGAAGGTTGTTATCGTGGGAATTACATAGTGTTGTCAAAGCAAAGACATCCTTATGGATCAGGGGTCTTTTTAAATTTCTCATGGATTTAATTTTTCTCATTTATGTTTATCATAAATGAAGTTTAGGTGTAAACAGAATTCGTAAAATACATGCGGTCTGAAGTAGATAACAGGAACCAGACCACCGCCACTATCTGGAGTTTGCTTGGACTAAACTTCTCGGGAGAAAATCGGAAATAGTGTGATTTACAACTGTTAATTGaaaaaaatagtcacagttttaaaaataatcgaaatttagtcattttttttatgtaaaaataaaatctgaacaaaaacactttaaaaaattctgaaatattccagcataatatgctggaatttGAATGTTTTACATATGAGATCTAGCATAATGTGCTAGAATTTCataatgtgttggagttccaatataatatgctgaaagtttataCGCAAGAGCCTCataatccaacatattatgctggaacttttcgtgtttcagCTAGTTATTTCTTTTCAGATTTTATCTCCGTATAAAATAATGCTATTTTatagtcagcgtttgcaaagttattaaaaatagccattattttattggaaaaataaaATAGTGCTATTTTTAATGACTTTGTAAATGTTAGCTATTTTCGATTACCAGTTCAAAAATTGGCTAACTCATGCTATTGTGTCCAATTTCTTCACTACACTCGTGAACTCAAGAAAAAAGATTATGTATTCTCAATGTAATTATCTTGACTACGTAGAGTGTGCCAAACATACTTAAATTTAAACTAACTACTATAAAAGTGCTATTTAGACTAACTCTTGATCGATTACTATCAAGAAATGCTATCTATGATGATGTGATTCCTCCCCTCTTAAACTAAATTTGAGGTTGATAGGAAGGGTTTTCCCATTAAAAGGACCTTTAAATCCCCTTCACTTGTCAAAATCTTCTCGCTCCTATCGAACATGACATTAAATGCCTGACCTTACCCAAATCTAAAGTTCAATCGCTTCTTTCTAGTCTTCTATGCTCTTTGGGATAGCACGAATACTAAAAATCATGGCATCTCCCAGTTTCTTTAAAGCAAGTGCGGGCTAataatatatatctatatatatatatatatatatatatatatatatatatatatatatatatatatatatatatatatatatataaaggagggAATTGAAAAGATGACTTGGCACCTCTCTTTGGCCAAGTAActcatttatcttttttctcctttttttggcTTTTCCCCACATTTCTCTATTTATCTTATTTTTAATAGCCAAAAAAATAAGTCTTCAAGTACAATTAGTCAACTTTTCCCCTCCCCATAATTGTATCTTTAATTGGATATCTTAAAATCTATTTATGTGCTCTTTCAAACTTTTCCCCTCCCTCTATATTCCGTTGCTACATCTTTTAATCTGTGATTATGTCAATAACTCCCAAGTCCTAAATACTGTTTAATGAGTTATTTTATGTCATTCTTTTGTATTACCTATATATATGCCTATATGAGATTACTAGGTATATTAGAAAGCCTAAATCATGATTTGTTGGTAAAACTACTGTCTATTCAACAGTTAACGGAATTTGTTTTAGCTTAAAGAATAAAATGGTACGTGTTAGACATGCACTAGCAATTTGGTTGAATTGTAAGCTCAAAAATATTGGTTTCCAGACTTAGTTTGATGCTTTGTCCAAAGAAGGTATGCGGCGCTAGAGAAGATGATGAATGCATTCATATATTCTAAGTTCTCAATTTAGACAAATTAtaaattatgttattttatgTACGATATAGTGTCAAATGACGGCAGAGATAACCAAATTAATATGAGCTTCATGAATTCTGGTTGCAGAATATTTACCGTCTCTCAAATACTAGGCATTGTATTTATCTTTatcctcctttttttttttggcctTTTCGCTATATTTTTCTATTTAtgctattttaaaaaataaattctaaTAATTATTACTCCACCGTTTCGTAAAACGCAAGCAGTGATTCATTAACTAATTCTAATCTTATTTATTATTCTAACATTTCATTTAACTAAAGCATCGTTTTGATCATCTAAGTCTGTCCATATTCCTTTTTTCCAACCAATTCACATTCCCCACTAATGGTTTTCAATAAAGTTTGCTTTGTATATATGTTAGAATTGTGATATCTCTAAAACACATAGGTTTTCTCACTTTAGGTATTAGGTAGAAATGCACAGAGAAGAGCAACTAATTAATAGGCATGGGAACCCACTGCCACACTCCTTTTGTTTTATACTACTAACTAATATTATAGGTACGTTAAAATTATGAATAATTATTTACACTTGTGAAATTATACTGAATTGTTGTTGCTGTAAAATTATAAATACTTATTTACACTTGTAGGATTATACTTGGTTGTTGTTGCTGTAAAATTATGAATACTTATTTGGCCATTTTTATTCACTATGAGTTTTCTTTAGTATAATATTTGGATCTTCTTTTCTTGATGTTTAATTCAGTTGATGCTCCTGTTATTCCTCAGCTACAAAACACATATACTTTACGGCACAAAAACTTAAAAAAGATCTAAATATGGCTATTGTTCCTAGAATAATGGATAACAATAGAGGAAATCCTCTTGTACTTTAATTTATATCGGCCACTATTGTAAAATCTCCACTAATTTTGATGGTGTCTGCTTGTGTTGCCTACGATCAGGTGACATAATCTCAATATGCAAAGTGGGTTAACACTCTATAAGTACTTTTTCTTAAGCATATTGTATGTTCttatttctcttttatttatttatagccGTGATAATTATTTTGTTAATATAATACAACATACTGCTCTTTACTTTATGCTTATGAGGTTGTACTCTTTGAGATTTTGATCTACTTTATTTTTTTGTTTCAGGTTGATTCGCTTAGGGAAAGAGACATAGAGATAAGGGGTCTAGGCTTATTGTATGTTTTTTTTATCTACTTTTTCTTAAATAAGCATGTTG
This region of Nicotiana tomentosiformis chromosome 4, ASM39032v3, whole genome shotgun sequence genomic DNA includes:
- the LOC104116584 gene encoding protein PELOTA 1, producing MKIVRRDLVPDGPGSVKIVPEEADDLWVAYNLIAEGDTVLAITVRKVLREAASGGRDAERVKLKLEVKVENVEYDKEGSALRIRGKNILENEHVKIGAFHTLEIELHRPFVLRKVVWDSLAREVLRQASDPSASADLAVVLMQEGLAHILLIGKSVTITRSRIETSIPRKHGPAIAGYDKALNKFFDNVLQAVIKHVDFKVVRCAVIASPGFTKDQFHRHLLLEAERKQLRPIIENKSRIILVHTTSGYKHSLKEVLEAPNVMNMIKDTKAAKEVQALKEFFAMLSNDPDRACYGPKHVEVAHERMAVQTLLITDELFRSSDVATRKKYANLVDSVKDSGGTALIFSSMHVSGEQLAQLTGIAAILRFPLPELEDIEM